In Tripterygium wilfordii isolate XIE 37 chromosome 15, ASM1340144v1, whole genome shotgun sequence, one DNA window encodes the following:
- the LOC120017045 gene encoding aldehyde dehydrogenase family 3 member H1-like yields the protein MGSEAEEKKVFDAEAASSMMEKLRGSFSSGRTRSYEWRMTQLKNILRLCDEREQDIVDALRKDLSKPELESTIYEIGMLKNSCKVAVKELKHWMRPEKAKTSITTYPSSAEIVSEPLGVVLIISAWNYPFLLSLDPVVGAIAAGNAVVLKPSEISPATSSLLAKLMPEYLDSSSIMVVEGAVPETTSLLEQKWEKIFYTGNGKVGRIVMAAAAKHLTPVVLELGGKSPAVVDSGIDLQIAVRRIIVGKWACNNGQACISSDYIITTKDYAPKVVDALKHELEKFYGKNPLESKDLSRIVNANHFARLTKLLDDDKVSGKIVHGGERDKDNLNISPTILLDVPRDSLIMNEEIFGPLLPILTVDKVEDSFDIINSGTKPLAAYLFTNNKKLKQQFVATVSAGGLVINDTTVHLAVHTLPFGGVGESGIGSYHGKFSFDAFSHKKAVVYRSFAGDASIRYPPYTPGKLRLLKALLGGSIIGIIRALLGWS from the exons ATGGGGAGTGAGGCGGAGGAGAAGAAGGTGTTCGATGCCGAAGCTGCTTCTTCTATGATGGAGAAGTTGAGAGGTAGCTTTTCCAGTGGAAGAACCAGAAGCTATGAGTGGAGAATGACTCAATTGAAGAATATTTTGAGACTTTGTGACGAGCGCGAGCAAGATATCGTCGATGCTCTCCGTAAGGATCTATCAAAGCCCGAGCTCGAATCCACAATCTATGAG ATAGGAATGTTAAAGAACTCGTGCAAAGTAGCAGTTAAGGAGCTGAAACATTGGATGCGTCCAGAAAAG GCAAAAACTTCCATAACTACATATCCTTCATCAGCGGAGATAGTGTCAGAACCCTTGGGTGTTGTATTGATTATTTCAGCATGGAACTATCCTTTTT TGTTGTCTCTTGATCCAGTTGTTGGTGCTATAGCAGCCGGTAATGCTGTGGTTTTAAAACCATCAGAAATTTCTCCAGCCACCTCCTCATTGCTTGCAAAACTAATGCCCGAATATTTGGATAGCTCTTCCATAATGGTGGTTGAGGGGGCTGTTCCGGAAACAACTTCACTACTGGAGCAGAAGTGGGAAAAAATCTTTTATACAG GCAATGGAAAAGTCGGACGTATCGTGATGGCTGCTGCTGCAAAGCATCTCACACCTGTGGTTCTGGAGCTTGGAGGAAAATCTCCCGCTGTTGTTGATTCAGGCATTGATTTGCAA ATTGCGGTAAGGCGGATAATAGTAGGCAAGTGGGCTTGTAATAATGGACAGGCTTGCATTTCTTCTGATTATATTATTACAACGAAAGATTATGCTCCAAAAGTG GTGGATGCTTTAAAACATGAACTGGAGAAATTTTATGGGAAGAACCCTTTAGAGTCGAAAGACTTGTCCCGCATTGTTAATGCAAACCACTTTGCTCGTCTAACTAAGTTATTAGATGATGATAAGGTTTCTGGTAAGATTGTCCATGGAGGTGAAAGGGACAAAGACAACTT GAATATTTCTCCTACCATCTTGCTGGATGTTCCAAGAGACTCTTTGATAATGAATGAGGAGATATTTGGTCCCCTGCTTCCCATTCTCACG GTTGACAAAGTGGAAGATAGCTTTGATATAATAAACTCTGGAACAAAGCCTCTTGCAGCTTATTTGTTTACCAACAACAAGAAGCTAAAACAACAATTTGTTGCAACTGTTTCTGCTGGCGGTTTGGTCATCAATGACACTACTGTTCAT CTTGCAGTTCACACATTGCCATTCGGAGGAGTTGGGGAGAGTGGGATAGGTTCCTACCAtggtaaattttcttttgacgCCTTTAGCCATAAGAAGGCAGTTGTGTATCGAAGTTTTGCTGGTGATGCATCTATTAGGTATCCACCATACACACCAGGTAAACTTAGATTGCTGAAAGCTCTGTTAGGTGGCAGTATAATTGGCATAATTCGTGCTCTGCTTGGATGGTCTTAA